The segment ttttcaaataaatgcagcctatgtGAGACGACTTTCAATAACTCACTTACTCTgaacttttaaatggtatttaaatatatgtgatGTATTTTGGAAACACTGTTTGTGGTGTTATACAATTTAAATTGTAGTTAGTTATCCTCTGTGTCAAAAAAAACACATAGAACTTTTTTCAATCCTTACTGTTTCAAAGCAGTCTTTAGAAAGTGTCTTTATAAGCATGTGCAGACactgacattaaaataaattgaatgtgTGTTTCATGCTAAATGTTAAATGGGaaaaataattgatttgtttgaaGAGAAGATAATCTTGATTTGTTCTGAGCATGTTTCCATCAGCAGAGAGCTTGCTATACAGTAACTGTCCCTACTATCTCCTGCAGAGCATTGGCTGGTATGGCAAGATTGCTCTGTGCTTTCTGAGGAGTCAGATGTGCCTGGTTATTTCCAACTGTATTGCTCCTTATCTCTTTCCATACTTCATTCCCATCTACGGTGACGGACTTCCGCGAAGGTGAGCTGCTCTTCCTCCATTGGGATTCCATATCCAGAGGAAATGAAATGGCTAGCTtgaatgtatatttcattttgtgtttaatattgtttttattggcCTTTTGTCCTCAGGTGGCTTCACGCTTATGAAAATGCGGTGTCCTTCCACTTCAGCAATTATTTTGTCAGCTACTTGAGTGAAACAACCACTGTGATGGCTGGAGCTGGATTCTCTGAACACAAAGACCACATCAAATGGTGCATACTCATGCCTTTTCTCTTTTGTTGTTAAATAACAGCATTATTGATATCTACTGTGATGggtttttcttttcattcaaaGGGATATTACAGTAGCTAAACCAATGAATGTGGAACTGCCGAGGTCTATGGTGGAAGTTGTTACCTCTTGGAATCTGCCCATGTCTAAGTGGCTTAacgcatgtatgtatgtatattgatTAACGGTTTGTGATTCTATTATTGATGCATATTTATGTTGTGCATTCATATAAATGTTCCCTGTACATTTTAACATACAGACGTCTTTAAAAGTGCACTCAAACTTGGCACTTTTCCCGCCATCCTGGTGACCTACACTGCTAGTGCGTTGTTACATGTAAGTATAATTGCCAGCCCTGTGGTTATTAACATTTTAGGAAGGTCTGTTGGCACAGAATCAGGTTCCATCTGTTTAAACAGATTTGAGTTTGTGTAAGGGTAAAAACACCTGATCCAGAAAACAGTTTGCCTGTAACATGACAGCTTGGATAAAGATGGTTTCTTATCTCAGAACACCATGACCCAGATTTAAACAGCTCTCTACAGCTGGTGTAGATAGATAATTCAATCACAGCTGCCTGCCCGGGCAGCTTATGCCTTGTCACCTTAGTAAGCTGTTGTAGCTGTGCTTGTTAGCTTCTAACTGTAAGTGTGTAGCTTAGATAAAATCATTCATGCTGTATTACCAGTTTGacctttacttttttttatatattatctttttttaggGATAGAAGTATATCAGAATTAGAATCTGGAAGTGTTTTTATGTATCCATGTGTCAAAATGTCCATGTTAGGGTGAGCTGTGGTTGTTTAGCCAGTCAAAAACATACGTTGAATGGGAATCTGTTTGGGTTCACTTACATGTCTGGAGAGGGTGGGTTTAGGAGAAAGGATGTGTGGTTGTATGGATGGGTGCTATTTTGTGGCTAATGCTGACAGAAATTAGCAACAAACCTGAAATCAATTTCAGTTTTTCAATTAGTGCTTAAATATATACTAGTACATCGCAGAATGGTAATCTACTGAACCACACACATCAGACACACATCAGTGACAGAAGCCGAATTCAAGGTATTGTTGTTGAGTAGAGACCTctgctggttgaagttgaaaatgtaattaattcttgTGATGGCGAAGTATCAGTATCAGTCACTTTTCAGAGATTTAATgtatcctcgctgaataaaagttttgatTTACTGACTTTACTACTTACTGACCTTAAACTcttgaatggtagtatatttgCTTCTATTAATTAATGATGCATTGTTTGGCAGGGTCTCAGCTTTCATCTGGGGGCCGTTCTGTTGTCTTTGGGATTCATCACTTATGTTGAACATGGTAAACAGTCATTTTAgtttatacatgcatgcatgccatcaaataaaaataaaactgatttaataGAATCAGTTAATTCATTGGAtttaaaaaaagggaaattatattatttaatacttaCGCATACGGTCATCATGGCACACATTTCAGTAGGTAGTTAATTCTAACATCTATAATAGATGTCACATCACTAGCCTTGCCAACAGGACTCAAAATACTGTCTTTGTTTCCTCTTGCAGTTCTGAGAAAGCGGTTGGCAGCTATTTTCAGTGCTTGTATACTGTCAAAGCGCTGCCCAAAAGACTGCCATCACCAAAATAAGAAGGTGATCTGTCTAGCACTGAAGAATCAGCTATATTCATGATACAATAATGTTTTGGTTTGTGCAGTATGAGATCTGTAATTCACAGATTTTTACTgaaatttgttatatttttatactgagatgtctttttttcccctcttgtaGACGCTGTGGGTGCATGGTGTTAACCTGTTCTTCAGTGCATTGTCAATATTCCATCTGACATATCTAGGATCTCTGTTTGACTCTGAAATGGACAACATGCATGCTGAGGAAGTGAGCGTTTTCATATGAATATGCAATTTAAACATGTATAcagttttattgtaatataaatagtCTGATAGCTAATAGTATAATAGCTActtctaaaaatatattcaattccATTAGTTAGAATTGCTTTATCACACAGTATTTTGTTTCCACACAGGGTTACATGGCCAGTCACACCATTCAAAAGTGGTCAGAGCTAAACTGGGCAAGCCATTGGGTGATGTTTGGCTGTTTCGTGTTTTATTGGCTCATTTAAGGAGAATACTATAGTACTGAGCAATCAAAAGGAACATTCACTGAACCTGAACATGAAAGATGGTGGATTCTTACCATAGACTGCAATTTTCAACAGTCAGTGTAACATCCAAACTTCTGTCCCTCAGCTGGAAAGGACTGTCATGGAAAGTGCCTTTTGGTTCATGTTGTTAAAAGAATCATATTCTCATAATGTGATCAtactaatttctttttttttaaaattagtaTTAGAAACAATTTTggattaaacaaaagaaaaaatatcaatGTGCAGAGTACATTGTGTTATTTGCATCTctcttttttgttctttctgtACAGCTTGATATACAGTAGAAAGATAGTCTCTTTCAATGTGACCATGATATTGTCACTTTTATAAAACCTGTTTTGAACCTGTAaacatgtttcatatttttgtcaAAAGCTGTTGATTAGGTCtgacaataatatttattattttcaaataaaaatttgcCACCAAGACTATATTTCATGAATTACAGGTAAGTGCATTACTCAAGGGCATAAATGTACAGGTATTGTGGATAACCATGGTTTTACCGGGTCTCATAAGAATAAAAGTACCATGTAGGCCTACTAGCAAGGTACATGTAAGAAAAATACTAAAAGTGCAGCATCTGAAATACAGAGGACAGTTACAACAATGGTTGCCAACCAAGTTCCTAGAGGCCCCCCACcactgcatgttttccatgtcaccttaatcaaacacacatgatccagatcatcagctcattagtagatactccaagacctgaattgggtgtgtcagacaaaggagagatgcaaaatgtgcagtgtcgGGGGACCTCCAGGAACGAGGTTGGGAATCACTGCTTTACAGAGTAATGTAAATGAGTTTCTTAACTGATACCTCTGACCCAGTGGCGTGTCCCCCACTGTTCACACGATACTGTTACAATATCGCGAGAGTTCGCATCGCTCCTCACTACGTAATGTGCCGTGCTGCTTATGGCGGCGCTGGTGACAGTGCTGAAAGCTGTTGGGGTgagtttttcttttatatttattaaatattgtgatTGCACATAACTCTTATACGGCTATATGAACATTTAAGCCTCCGAAATTTTGTGTTTATACTACTCTCTCTGCGTCTTCCTGCTTGTTTTTGAACAGTTAACGTTAACGGTTTAGGGTGGGGGCAGTGTTTCCTCTGCGTGTGCTCTAGCGGTTTAGCATGTTAGCCAGCCCATAAAGCACTGTTACCGGCGTAGAGTcgttttaaacaataaaaaaaacttactcattAGTCTGACACATGCTTCATGGGAGATCTTTTGTAAAGGTCACTTAAGAAATGAAGCTCCTGGTAGAGGCTCCAACGCGGCAGCGGCGGCCCAACGTCACGCGACGGCCGCCGCCGTGTGCCTTTGTTGTCGGgctgagtgatttatttaaagccCTGCTGGATCAACGTCTATCCCTGTTTTCTCAGGACAGGAAAATAATTTACTTGCTTTCCAAACTAGTTCTTACGAAAACCATTTTTCCAATGTTCATAATAACCTGGATCTATCATGGAATTTGGTAATTTTGCACGCTTGGAAAAGtacgttattttaaaaaaatctaaagtaatTTTATAGTGAATAGAATTGTTTCAACTTAAACACTGCTACATAATTTTCTCTCAAAAAGAAATATCTTTTCGTTAAAGCAATTTTGgtacatataaaaaaaagtttcctacGAAAGCCATTTCCACAGTTTTCCAGCTGAAATTGAACAACTGATGAACAAGCTTTGGTAAAAACGGTGAAGTTCGTTTTATCTAATTTGGATTTGAAACGccttatcaatttttttttttttttttttttgtatctttccGGTACGTTTTCTAATATGCTCGGGAGTAGCATGTGTCGGGGTTGTCTTGTCTGAAAGGGCATTGCTCGTGATTTTGTCTCTGGATGAGCTCCAGATGGATCCACTCCCAGCTGTTGCTCAAGCGTTAACATTTCTTGCGTCAATTTAGTTTCATGTCCTCATTTTGTCATTTATGTATTTCTGTAGAAATTTACAGTTTAGCTTTTTAACAAATCGTTTCTAATGAACGAAGAACAGTGGCCTTAATATAGTTTGCATTTGTgatttgtatatttgtaacatGCGCTGTAGGCGAGATCAGATtacttcttttattatttttttttcacagattttctTGTTCCGTTAATGGTATATTTACACTACGAATTGTTTTTATCCATTTTTTAAAATCCCATTTTCAATCGGGTAGTTTAGCCAAAGATTAAAATTCCATTACACTTTCATGGCAGTttgtattaatttcattttttgttaATTCATTTACGGTGGGCATtaattctgttaaaaaaaaacaaacaaaaaaacctttggTATTCGGTTGGTAATTCCAAACCTAGATTTACTtcctttcataaaacatactgttgtCGTAAATGTAATTCACGTGGAACAAATGCAATGAAATTGGCTGGTTAGTAAGATAATGTCTCCATCCGTTTAAAGTCTGTTCTTGGTCCATCAGAGCAAGTAAGGAACTGGCCTATATATCAAGCTTTTTCCCCCCTCCCATCTCATGCGTAATAGCCTGAAGGGAACTGAATGATTGGCATGCTGGATATCTGCAGTTGTTGACTGCTTGAATTGAATATTCCATAAATACTCCGCCAACTGCTGGTTCACACTGAGACTTGTTGATCCTCTTGTGGGTATTCAGTCAGCTGCTCTTCTGTACATGAGGCTGCTGAGGACACTTTATTTTTAGGCCTGTGTATCAACAGGAGCGTAACAAGGAGTTTTAACCCACAATAAAGGAATGTGGCTAATGGGATTAACTCGTATATTGGTGGGTGGGTGTGATTGGGGTGGGGGGTGGAAATTAGTGTAATAAACTGGACCTGAAATAGTTAAATATACTCTTTTGATGaagtaaatgcatttaatgtGTAACTTATCTGTGTGATCTAATATCCTTTTCCCCCCTCCCAACAGTATGAAGTGAAACCGAATTGATTTTTGTACCATCTGAAACCTACTTCAAGTTCAGATCATCGATCAGTCAGAAGAAACTCCaaggaaaaagaaaacataacGAACATCCCCAAAACGACCCAGCGGTACAACAACTCTGAAGACCAAGACGAAGAACTGCACTGCTACAGACAAGAAAAACTAAAGCAACACGACTCAACCAAATGAGCAAACCAAAGATTTAAGAAACAGAACCAGGCCGCAACGAGCGTAGCAACCAACCATCAACGTTAACAGCGAAGGCGAGACCTGATCTGAGACAAGAAGTTTGTGCCTACTCAACAGCTTTGAAAAAGCACAAGTCCCAACGCTGCACCAAGCCCTCCTCATCCTCCCCGCACCTTGTCCTCCTCTGGGGTGCGGTGAGGGCTGCTGTCTGCTAGTCTTTTCAGTTTTGACCTTTTCTTTCTGTCAGTTGCAGACTGAATCCCTCCCTGATCTTTTTCCCCCTCCATTCCCCCGGTCTTTCTCTTGTATTTTTGTTCGCTATTTTTCAAAAGCAGTGTTTGTACACCTGCACTTGcctttttatttgaacattttaacttTTAGTTTTGCTTTTTGTCCTTTATTTTGCAACTTTTTGTAATTAGAACGTGTGCCAGAGAGGCAAACCTtacaagtgtgtgtgcgtgtgcacttGTGTGAGCCAAGTCTGAAGCATCAATTAAGTGATTGATTGATCCAAATCATTAAAGCCTTCCAAGACAACAGTACAAGGTAAGCCATGCCAGACACTgtccccacttttttttttttttcttaatttaatgaataatcCTGATTTGTCTGGCGtattgttcatttataatatgCAATGTGACAAAACAGGCCAGTTGTCCATGCTGTTTATTGTGCAGTTTCTTAATTTAAAGCTCAAAGGTATGAATTTGGTGTTGGTCTGTTCCAAAAACTAGTGAGCCACCTTTTAAAAGAGCATCCTAACTGAAATTGAATGAGTTTAGCCTTAGCATCTTGTGACGTTAGCTAGCAGTgctaatatgtaaaatatataattaaatctgaaatattaGATAAAATTTAACCGAAAAAGTTAAATTATGTATTGTAACTGCCATTTTTCTTTCTTAgacaagagaaaaataaaaatattactgttacatGTGATTCATTAGAATACTGCATTTGTAGTCCGCTCAGAAGGTTTTGGAGCAAAGATCATTCATATTATCATGCTCAATATAACGGAGTTAAAATTAAGAACAAATTGAGAATTAAAGGGATGGGTCACCCAAAACTTggaattattcaccctcatatcGCTCCAAACCAATAAGACTTGTCATCTTTAAACACAGAACATGCAATAAActagagagagatatatatatatatattatttttttatttttttttttatcagtggatGGACAAAAGGATGtaagaataaatatttgttttcctaaaatgattaaaagtcttatggatttggaatgacaagtaaaatacaatttggtattaactatccctttacatttttaaattctgGTGAAtgtactgtagtttttttttccttattttatcCTTATTTATTCcttattatattttcttgtttgttgtATTCAAAATGTGAACACTGATATCTAGCACCACTTTAATCCACTCATCCTTTACTGAAGTACAGAACTTTAATTTGATGTAGCAGAATTAAA is part of the Carassius auratus strain Wakin unplaced genomic scaffold, ASM336829v1 scaf_tig00012155, whole genome shotgun sequence genome and harbors:
- the LOC113073436 gene encoding protein-serine O-palmitoleoyltransferase porcupine-like; the encoded protein is MDSFGHVEFLQALAEGCVLPTAQQGLEQVWLLLLICLLCRVICRLGVSCHLKHLSSLVCGLYVLYVFFELHMMWVIILCLLCYLILLLSINSSSRGVFLSVVILIYMLMGELHMIDAETWHKMRGSQMVVAMKAISLAFDLDRGDVSSFPSPLEFMGYLCFAGTVIFGPWISFAHYTDAINGRKMSIGWYGKIALCFLRSQMCLVISNCIAPYLFPYFIPIYGDGLPRRWLHAYENAVSFHFSNYFVSYLSETTTVMAGAGFSEHKDHIKWDITVAKPMNVELPRSMVEVVTSWNLPMSKWLNAYVFKSALKLGTFPAILVTYTASALLHGLSFHLGAVLLSLGFITYVEHVLRKRLAAIFSACILSKRCPKDCHHQNKKTLWVHGVNLFFSALSIFHLTYLGSLFDSEMDNMHAEEGYMASHTIQKWSELNWASHWVMFGCFVFYWLI